The window CAGTCCCTCGTCACCCCTGGCCCACAGGACCGTGGGGGCGACGGTGGGAGTGGGGGAGGCCCTGGGCGGTGGGGTCTGCTCATGCCGTCCCTTGCCGTCACCGTCGGCGTCATCGTCACTGTCGGCATCATCGGCACCGGTGCGCGCGCCGGCCCCGCCGCCGTCCCGGTCGCCGGTGTCCTGCTTCGGGGCGCCGCTCGGCGTGCCGGTCACGTCGACGCGCACGGGCCCGCGCTGGTCGCCGTGCACCTCGATGCCCTGGGCCGTGCAGGCGCCGGCCAGGGCGAGTGCCGCGAGCGCGGCCATCGATCTCCGCATGTCCCTGGTACGCATCGGGGCCCCCGTCTTCTCATGATCCGCCGCGGCCGGTCACTCTCCCGGACAGGTTTCCCGGACGTGACCCGCCGCGAACAAACGGGCATGGTTGTGAGCAAGGTCCCAGCCAGGACCGCTCCACCGGGTGCTGACTCGCCGCCACAGTCCGTCGCGAGCGTCAGTACGGGTGAGTGGCGAGCGAGGGTCCGCACCGGCGGCAGGACGGAGGCACACCATGGCGCGCGAGTCGGAGTCAGGACTGCCCATCGAGCCGGTGTACGGGCCGGAGGCGCTGCGGGACTGGGATCCGGCGGAGCGGCTCGGCGACCCCGGCGCGTACCCCTACACGCGTGGTGTCCATCCGTCGATGTACACCGGCCGGCCCTGGACGATGCGTCAGTATGCGGGGTTCGGTACGGCGGCGGAGTCCAACGCGCGCTACAAGCAGCTGATCGCCAACGGCACGACGGGGCTGTCCGTCGCGTTCGATCTGCCCACCCAGATGGGCCACGACTCCGACGCCCCGATCGCCCACGGCGAGGTGGGCAAGGTGGGCGTGGCGATCGACTCCGTCGAGGACATGCGGGTGCTGTTCGACGGGATCCCGCTGGACAGGGTGTCGACGTCGATGACGATCAACGCGCCGGCCGCCCTGCTGCTGCTGATGTACCAACTGGTCGGCGAGGAGCAGGGGGTACCGGCCGACCGGCTCACGGGCACGATCCAGAACGACGTGCTGAAGGAGTACATCGCGCGCGGGACGTACATCTTCCCGCCCAAGCCCTCCCTGCGCCTGACCGCCGACATCTTCCGGTACTGCGGGACCGAGATCCCCAGGTGGAACACCATCTCGATCTCCGGCTACCACATGGCCGAGGCGGGTGCCTCGCCCGCACAGGAGATCGCGTTCACCCTCGCCGACGCCATCGAGTACGTGCGCACGGCGGTCGCGGCGGGGATGGACGTCGACGACTTCGCCCCCCGCCTCTCCTTCTTCTTCGTCGCCCGCACGACGATCCTGGAGGAGGTCGCCAAGTTCCGCGCGGCGCGCAGGATCTGGGCCCGGGTGATGCGGGAGGAGTTCGGCGCGCGGAACCCCAGGTCCCTGATGCTCCGCTTCCACACCCAGACGGCCGGCGTGCAGCTGACGGCCCAGCAGCCGGAGGTCAACCTCGTCCGCGTGGCCGTCCAGGGCCTCGCGGCCGTACTGGGCGGCACCCAGTCCCTGCACACCAACTCCTTCGACGAGGCGATCGCCCTCCCGACCGACAAGAGCGCCCGCCTGGCCCTGCGCACACAGCAGGTGCTGGCCTACGAGACGGACGTGACGGCCACGGTGGACCCGTTCGCGGGTTCGTACGTCGTCGAGAGGATGACCGACGACGTGGAGGCGGCGGCCGTCGAGCTGATGCGGAAGGTCGAGGACCTCGGCGGCGCGGTCGCCGCCATCGAGCACGGCTTCCAGAAGGGCGAGATCGAACGCTCCGCCTACCGGATCGCCCAGCAGACCGACTCCGGCGAACGCGTCGTGGTCGGCGTCAACCGCTTCCGGCTCGACGCCGAGGAGCCCTACGAGCCGCTGCGGGTGGACCCGGCCATCGAGGCCCAGCAGGCGGCACGGCTGGCGAAGCTCCGCGCCGCACGCGACCGGTCGGCGGTGGACGCGGCTCTCGCCGCCCTGAAGAAGGCCGCGGAGGGTGAGGACAACGTCCTCCCTCCGATGCGTGAAGCCCTCAGGGCCCGCGCCACCGTGGGCGAGGTGTGCGACGCGCTGCGGGAGGTCTGGGGGACCTACGTCCCCGGCGACGCGTTCTGACGCGGACGCCGGACCCGGGTGTCATACCCCCGTGCGACACTCCTTTCCATGTTCGGAGTCACTGACCTGCCCACCTATCTGGCAGGACTCGTCCTGATCGTCCTCCTGCCCGGCCCCAACTCCCTCTACGTGCTGTCCGTGGCCGCCCGGCGCGGGATACGGACCGGGTACCGGGCCGCCGCCGGGGTGTGGGTCGGGGACGCCGTGCTGATGACCCTGTCGGCGGCGGGGGTGGCCTCGCTGCTGCAGGCCAACGCCGTGCTGTTCGGGATCGTGAAGTACGCGGGCGCCGGGTATCTGTCCTGGCTGGCGGTGGGGATGCTGCGGGCCGCGTGGGGGATGTGGCGCAGCCGCCACGAGCGGTCGTCCGAGGGGGCGGGGAGCGAGGCCGTCGAGGGGGAACGGCCGTTCCGGCGGGCCCTGGTCACCAGTCTGCTCAACCCCAAGGCGATCCTGTTCTTCGTCGCCTTCTTCGTGCAGTTCGTGGACCCCGGGTACGCCTACCCGGCCCTCTCCTTCGTGGTGCTCGGCGCCCTCGCCCAGATCGCCAGCTTCCTCTACCTGAGCGCGCTGATATTCAGCGGCACCAGGCTGGCCGCCACCTTCCGCCGGCGGAAGGCGCTGTCGGCGGGCGCCACCTCGGCGGCGGGCGCGATGTTCCTCGGGTTCGCGGTCAAGCTGTCGCTGGCGAGCAGCGCCTGAACCTCGCCCGGGTATCGCCGGGGCCTCGCTCAGGCGAGACCCGTCGCGGCCGCGTACGCCGGGAGACCGGCCGGGGTCTCGCCGGCCCAGCCGACATAGCCGTCGGGGCGGATGAGGAAGACACCGGTGCCGTAGGCCTCGTAGGGCGGGATGTGGGCCCGGCGCACGTTCTCCGGCCACGCCGGCGCCGACGGGTGCGGCCGGTCCGCCGTCGCGTCCCTGCGGTCCGCGCCGCCGTCTGAGGCGTGCGTGCCGTCCGAGGCGGCCGTGCCGACCGTGAGCAGGG is drawn from Streptomyces bottropensis ATCC 25435 and contains these coding sequences:
- a CDS encoding acyl-CoA mutase large subunit family protein, encoding MARESESGLPIEPVYGPEALRDWDPAERLGDPGAYPYTRGVHPSMYTGRPWTMRQYAGFGTAAESNARYKQLIANGTTGLSVAFDLPTQMGHDSDAPIAHGEVGKVGVAIDSVEDMRVLFDGIPLDRVSTSMTINAPAALLLLMYQLVGEEQGVPADRLTGTIQNDVLKEYIARGTYIFPPKPSLRLTADIFRYCGTEIPRWNTISISGYHMAEAGASPAQEIAFTLADAIEYVRTAVAAGMDVDDFAPRLSFFFVARTTILEEVAKFRAARRIWARVMREEFGARNPRSLMLRFHTQTAGVQLTAQQPEVNLVRVAVQGLAAVLGGTQSLHTNSFDEAIALPTDKSARLALRTQQVLAYETDVTATVDPFAGSYVVERMTDDVEAAAVELMRKVEDLGGAVAAIEHGFQKGEIERSAYRIAQQTDSGERVVVGVNRFRLDAEEPYEPLRVDPAIEAQQAARLAKLRAARDRSAVDAALAALKKAAEGEDNVLPPMREALRARATVGEVCDALREVWGTYVPGDAF
- the leuE gene encoding leucine efflux protein LeuE, which gives rise to MFGVTDLPTYLAGLVLIVLLPGPNSLYVLSVAARRGIRTGYRAAAGVWVGDAVLMTLSAAGVASLLQANAVLFGIVKYAGAGYLSWLAVGMLRAAWGMWRSRHERSSEGAGSEAVEGERPFRRALVTSLLNPKAILFFVAFFVQFVDPGYAYPALSFVVLGALAQIASFLYLSALIFSGTRLAATFRRRKALSAGATSAAGAMFLGFAVKLSLASSA